CATCGGACTGTATCCATATCAAAGCCAAAAGCATCAGCTTACAAATACTTACTCGCTTCAGGAGAAGATATTCAAGCATAAGTCATTACTTATAATTTTTAGATACAGACCACATTAATTGCGATACCACCATAGCACAGGGTAACTTGTCGTTCCCTAGTAAAAACCACAATCTTACGATAAACAAGGACAAAAAATAACTCATAAGTATGAATAAAAAAGAATGTGGTTTAAATAAAACAACTCGTCAAAATAATAAATCCTGAAAGAACTAATGCTGACGCAGCAATAAGAGAAATATATAAATCCTCGCGTTATGAACTATATCAACAAAGTCATGCTGGTTGGCAGATGCGGACAAGAACCGGAACTCAAATATTTCGAGTCTGGCGCAGTTAAGGCTTCAATCTCTATTGCAGTAAGACCACCCTACAGAAGTGAACAAGCCCTTTGGTTTGATTTAGTAGCCTGGGGAAATCAAGCAGAAGTGATTGGAAATTACGTTCGTAAAGGAACCCAAATTGCAATTACTGGCGAGTTTGGATTTGATCGTTGGGCAGATAAAAATTCTGGCACTATGCGGCAAAAACCCGTAATTACAATCAACGCTATTGAATTGTTAGGTTCACCCCGTAAGGAAGAATCTACATCCACTTCTGCACCAAACGAAACACAGACTGTAGCTAACGCAAATTTCTAGGAAATTACAAATCGCCTATGCACTATAAATCGTAGGCGATAAACCATCTAATCAATCTACAAATAAAACGAACATGATTCATAATACTGCAACTATCAATCTTAAGTCAGTGAACACTACCCACGACAAAGAAGGTTCCTTGATTGCCTTTGGGATCGCCGAATTCTACTACCGTTCCAAGGAAGGAGTAGTTGCTGACGAGATGCCATTCCGTTCCAAGGGCGCACCCGCCGTCGTTATTAACGAACAAGGGGAAGGCGTACACGGCACAGCAGAAGGATATCTCGATTTGCTAGTTGATAACAGGGGTGATTACAAAGAAAAGATTGCCACATTCGTAATCAGAAACTTTATGTCAGCACAACCCATCAACGAACTCACCCAGGTTAGTAAAACCCCTCACTCGCCTGAAACTCCCGATTTTGCCAAAGAACTACTCGAAGATAACGTTACTTCGACAGATGAAGACCTAGATCAAGAACCTCCGTTCTAG
This window of the Nostoc sp. C052 genome carries:
- the ssb gene encoding single-stranded DNA-binding protein gives rise to the protein MNYINKVMLVGRCGQEPELKYFESGAVKASISIAVRPPYRSEQALWFDLVAWGNQAEVIGNYVRKGTQIAITGEFGFDRWADKNSGTMRQKPVITINAIELLGSPRKEESTSTSAPNETQTVANANF